A stretch of the Calypte anna isolate BGI_N300 chromosome 5, bCalAnn1_v1.p, whole genome shotgun sequence genome encodes the following:
- the SYT12 gene encoding synaptotagmin-12 yields the protein MDTAQMSRAPVNVASSPPRWEIGIYATGALVLLGVAALNLWKLWRSGTYPAPSPFPNYDYRYLEQKYGAACEDVRHKRGMVLGSQRVLEKTSPIRKPSLRVDDTFESINELGSLELMSKDLGLAHYGPLKKSISADSLSSISSIGNNFGQDFTVGQVEVSMEYDGKAAALHVTLLQGKDLLEKEDAHFESCFIRISLLPAEQIVGISRIQRSAYSVAFDEHFSIPLDPSALEENVLRFCAFGIDEDERSVSTGLAEIKLSDLDLTTRPFTAWLYLQDTNKAVDTVGEILLSLSYLPTAERLTVVVVKAKNLVWTNGKVTADPFVKVYLLQDGRKISKKKTAVKRDDTNPVFNEAMIFSVPAIVLQDLSLRVTVAECGEDGRADNTGHVLIGPTASGMGTTHWNQMLATLRKPISMWHPLRRN from the exons ATGGACACTGCGCAGATGAGCAGAGCCCCAGTAAACG TGGCCTCCAGCCCGCCCCGCTGGGAGATCGGCATCTACGCCACGGgggctctggtgctgctgggggtcgCTGCCCTCAACCTCTGGAAGCTTTGGCGCTCCGGCACTTACCCGGcaccctcccccttccccaacTACGACTATCGGTACCTGGAGCAGAAATACGGGGCTGCCTGCGAGGATGTCAGGCACAAG CGTGGGATGGTCCTGGGCTCACAGAGGGTCCTGGAGAAGACCTCACCCATCCGCAAGCCCAGCCTGAGGGTGGATGACACCTTTGAGAGCATCAACGAGCTGGGGAGCCTGGAGCTGATGAGCAAAGACCTGGGCTTGGCCCACTACGGCCCCTTGAAGAAATCCATCTCGGCCGACTCCctcagctccatctcctccatcgGGAACAACTTTGGCCAGGACTTCACGGTGGGGCAGGTGGAGGTCTCCATGGAGTACGACGGGAAGGCGGCCGCCCTGCACGTGACCCTGCTGCAGGGCAAGGACCTTCTGGAGAAGGAGGACGCTCACTTCGAGTCCTGCTTCATCCGCATCAGCCTCCTCCCCGCCGAGCAGATCGTCGGCATCTCCCGG ATCCAGCGCAGTGCCTACTCCGTGGCCTTTGATGAGCacttctccatccctctggaCCCCTCGGCTCTGGAGGAGAACGTTCTGCGCTTCTGCGCCTTCGGCATCGACGAGGACGAGCGCAGCGTCAGCACCGGCCTGGCCGAGATCAAACTCTCAGACCTGGACCTGACCACCCGGCCCTTCACTGCCTGGCTCTACCTGCAGGACACCAACAAG gcagtggACACAGTGGGGGAGATCCTGCTCTCCCTGAGCTACCTGCCCACGGCTGAGCGCCTGACAGTGGTGGTGGTCAAAGCCAAGAACCTGGTGTGGACCAATGGCAAAGTGACCGCAG ACCCCTTTGTCAAGGTGTACCTGCTGCAGGATGGCAGGAAGATCAGCAAGAAGAAGACAGCGGTGAAGAGGGACGACACCAACCCCGTGTTCAACGAGGCCATGATCTTCTCAGTGCCAGCCATCGTGCTCCAG GACCTGTCCCTGCGGGTGACGGTGGCCGAGTGTGGTGAGGACGGCCGAGCCGACAACACGGGGCACGTCCTGATCGGCCCCACAGCCAGTGGGATGGGCACCACGCACTGGAACCAGATGCTGGCCACGCTGAGGAAACCCATCTCCATGTGGCACCCCCTCCGCAGGAACTAA
- the IGHMBP2 gene encoding DNA-binding protein SMUBP-2 has protein sequence MAAEAAERQLRLLREEREAELAQSRTWQQSVSLRELQHRGLCLLHLRAAAHRTGLYGRLLVTFQPRKHPPDTELPYNSFGPGDIVGLYDSAGQGDPLSSGVITGVTPRAVTVAFEESQEGLPSLDPEGSYRLLKLANDVTYNRMRKALHTLHGYRAGPAARLIDVLFFNSAPSPASDTKPLKLYNTSLDVSQQEAVSFCLAQRELAIVHGPPGTGKTTTLVEIILQAVQQGLKVLCCAPSNVAVDNLVERLAAHSTHSTRILRLGHPARLLEPIQQHSLDAILARGDNAQIVADIRKDIDQAFAKSKKAQDKGERSHFLSEIKALRKELKEREETAMAAALTHASVILATNTGASSDGPLKLLPENHFDLVVIDECAQALEASCWIPLLKAPRCILAGDHKQLPPTIISHKAAAEGLSLSLMERLLQRYGEQVVRMLRVQYRMHQDIMHWASTELYGGRLTAHPSVAQHLLKDLPGVTSTEETTIPLLLIDTAGCGLFELEVEDEQSKGNPGEVQLAGLHIQALVEAGVKARDIAVVAPYNLQVDMLREHLCHRYPELEIKSVDGFQGREKEAVILSFVRSNRKGEVGFLAEDRRVNVAVTRARRHVAIVCDSHTVSTQPFLQRLLGHFSQHGEVRTAFQYLDNLVPQNYPTGGRGERGKSGAKRPKTPPGKKPNTGAPKAGCQGKEKAPTSPETGGTGGQSVGTRGDQLSPETGGAGGQSTGVTDVAERLKATLEAFLESRETQMDFPPSLSSHARMLVHLLAEERGLQHLSTGQGRARFISVRKKGSVEPPRAAAPSPCQGLPLAPQPQPPCRDTPGPAEPEGSSSGKVDLKSLHLERVRREEAARKAREPGAAGQGSSSRRKEKGKPSATSGAEEDFDALIAAAVKADTTCGFPRCQASVTTLGQLCPHCKRSYCLSHHIPEVHGCGEKAKAQARQRISREGVLYPGSGSKDKSLDPARRAHLQRRLDKKLSELTSQRKSKKKEKEK, from the exons CAGGGGGACCCTCTCTCCAGTGGTGTCATTACAGGTGTCACCCCCAGAGCTGTGACTGTGGCCTTTGAGGAGTCCCAGGAGGGCCTTCCCAGCCTGGACCCTGAGGGCTCTTACCGCCTCCTGAAGTTGGCCAACGATGTCACCTACAACAGGATGAGGAA AGCTTTGCACACACTCCATGGGTACCGTGCTGGCCCAGCTGCCAGGCTCATTGATGTCCTCTTCTTCAattctgctcccagcccagccagtgACACAA agcctctgAAGCTGTACAACACCTCCCTGGATGTGTCCCAGCAGGAGGCTGTCTCCTTCTGCCTGGCCCAGAGAGAGCTTGCCATAGTCCATGGACCCCCTGGCACTGGGAAGACCACGACCCTGGTGGAGATCATCCTGCAAGCTGTGCAGCAAGGCCTCAAA GTCCTGTGCTGTGCCCCTTCTAACGTGGCAGTGGATAACCTGGTGGAGAGGCTGGCagcccacagcacccacagcacccgCATCCTGCGGCTGGGCCACCCCGCCCGCCTGCTGGAGCCCATCCAGCAGCACTCCCTGGATGCCATCCTGGCCCGTGGGGACAATGCCCAGATAGTGGCAGATATCAGGAAGGACATTGACCAGGCCTTT gcaaaaagcaaaaaggctCAAGACAAGGGGGAGCGGAGCCATTTTCTCAGTGAGATCAAGGCActgaggaaggagctgaagGAACGGGAAGAAACTGCCATGGCTGCAGCCCTGACCCATGCCAGTGTCATCCTGGCTACCAACACAG GTGCCTCCTCTGATGGGCCACTGAAGCTTCTTCCAGAAAATCACTTTGATCTGGTGGTGATAGATGAGTGTGCTCAGGCCCTGGAAGCCAGCTGCTGGATCCCTCTGCTGAAGGCTCCAAGGTGTATCCTGGCTGGGGACCACAAGCAGCTGCCCCCCACCATCATCTCCCACAA ggcagctgctgaggggCTCTCCCTGAGCCTGATGGAGCGTCTCCTGCAGAGGTACGGGGAGCAGGTGgtgaggatgctgagggtgCAGTACCGCATGCACCAGGACATCATGCACTGGGCTTCCACCGAGCTCTACGGCGGCCGCCTCACCGCTCACCCCTCCGTGGCACAGCATTTGCTCAA GGACCTGCCAGGTGTCACCTCTACAGAAGAGACCACAATTCCCTTGCTGCTTATAGACACTGCTGGCTGTGGCCTCTTTGAGCTGGAGGTGGAAGATGAGCAGTCTAAAGGGAATCCAG GGGAGGTCCAGCTGGCTGGTTTGCACATCCAGGCCCTGGTGGAAGCTGGTGTGAAGGCACGAGACATTGCTGTTGTGGCCCCCTACAACCTCCAG GTGGACATGCTGAGAGAGCACCTTTGCCACAGGTACCCAGAGCTAGAAATCAAATCAGTTGATGGTTTccaaggaagagagaaagaggcagTGATCCTCTCCTTTGTGAGATCCAACAGGAAAG GTGAGGTGGGCTTCCTCGCCGAGGACCGTCGTGTCAACGTGGCGGTGACCCGCGCACGGCGGCACGTGGCCATCGTCTGTGACAGCCACACAGTGAGCACCCAGCCCTTCCTCCAGCGCCTGCTGGGACACTTCAGCCAGCACGGGGAGGTGCGGACTGCCTTCCAGTACCTCGACAACCTTGTCCCCCAAAACTACCCCACGGGGGGACGGGGCGAGCGGGGAAAAAGTGGAGCAAAGCGCCCCAAAACACCCCCGGGGAAGAAACCCAACACGGGAGCACCCAAAGCTGGGTgccaggggaaggaaaaggcacCCACCTCCCCAGAGACAGGAGGAACAGGAGGACAGAGTGTGGGGACAAGAGGGGATCAGCTGTCCCCAGAgacaggaggagcagggggacaGAGCACGGGGGTGACAGATGTTGCTGAGAGACTGAAGGCCACGCTGGAGGCCTtcctggagagcagggagacACAGATggatttccccccctccctcagtTCCCATGCTCGGATGTTGGTTCACCTCCTGGCAGAGGAGCgggggctgcagcacctcagcacggggcagggcagggcccGGTTCATCAGCGTGCGCAAGAAAGGGTCTGTAGAGCCCCCCCGggctgctgcccccagcccctgccaggggctgccccTTGCTcctcagccacagcctccctgcaGGGACACTCCTGGTCCTGCTGAGCCAGAGGGAAGCAGCTCCGGGAAGGTGGATCTGAAGAGCCTGCACCTGGAGAGGGTCCGTcgggaggaggcagccaggaAGGCTCGGGAGCCCGGAGCTGCcggccagggcagcagcagcaggagaaaagagaaag GGAAGCCATCAGCCACcagtggagcagaggaagatTTCGATGCtctgattgctgctgctgtgaaagcTGACACCACCTGTGGCTTCCCCCGCTGCCAGGCCAGCGTCACCACCCTGGGACAGCTCTGTCCCCACTGCAAGAGGAGCTACTGCCTCAGCCACCACATCCCCGAG GTTCATGGCTGTGGGGAGAAGGCCAAGGCCCAGGCCCGGCAGAGGATCAGCAGGGAAGGGGTTCTCTACCCTGGGAGTGGCTCCAAAGACAAATCCCTGGATCCTGCCAGGAGAGCTCACCTCCAGCGGCGCCTGGACAAGAAACTCAGTGAGCTGACCAGCCAGAGGAAGAgcaaaaagaaggagaaggagaagtgA